One genomic region from Eptesicus fuscus isolate TK198812 chromosome 4, DD_ASM_mEF_20220401, whole genome shotgun sequence encodes:
- the LOC129148685 gene encoding hemoglobin subunit alpha-like, which produces MVLSPADKSNVKAAWDKVGGNAGDYGAEALERMFLSFPTTKTYFPHFDLSHGSAQVKGHGKKVGDALGSAVAHMDDLPGALSTLSDLHAYKLRVDPVNFKLLSHCLLVTLACHNPAEFTPAVHASLDKFLASVSTVLVSKYR; this is translated from the exons ATGGTGCTGTCTCCCGCTGACAAGAGCAACGTCAAGGCCGCCTGGGACAAGGTGGGCGGCAATGCTGGCGACTATGGCGCAGAGGCCCTGGAGAG GATGTTCCTGAGCTTCCCCACCACCAAGACCTACTTCCCCCACTTCGACCTGTCCCACGGCTCTGCCCAGGTCAAAGGCCACGGCAAGAAGGTTGGCGACGCCCTGGGTAGCGCCGTGGCCCACATGGATGACCTGCCTGGCGCCCTGTCCACCCTGAGCGACCTGCACGCCTACAAGCTGCGTGTGGACCCCGTCAACTTCAAG CTCCTGAGCCACTGCCTGCTGGTGACCCTGGCATGCCACAACCCCGCCGAGTTCACCCCGGCCGTCCACGCCTCCCTGGACAAGTTCCTGGCCTCCGTGAGCACCGTGCTGGTCTCCAAGTACCGTTAA
- the LOC103300780 gene encoding hemoglobin subunit alpha — protein MVLSPADKSNVKAAWDKVGGNAGDYGAEALERMFLSFPTTKTYFPHFDLSHGSAQVKGHGKKVGDALGNAVAHMDDLPGALSALSDLHAYKLRVDPVNFKLLSHCLLVTLACHNPAEFTPAVHASLDKFLASVSTVLVSKYR, from the exons ATGGTGCTGTCTCCCGCTGACAAGAGCAACGTCAAGGCCGCCTGGGACAAGGTGGGCGGCAATGCTGGCGACTATGGCGCAGAGGCCCTGGAGAG GATGTTCCTGAGCTTCCCCACCACCAAGACCTACTTCCCCCACTTCGACCTGTCCCACGGCTCTGCCCAGGTCAAAGGCCACGGCAAGAAGGTTGGCGACGCCCTGGGGAACGCCGTGGCCCACATGGATGACCTGCCTGGCGCCCTGTCCGCCCTGAGCGACCTGCACGCCTACAAGCTGCGTGTGGACCCCGTCAACTTCAAG CTCCTGAGCCACTGCCTGCTGGTGACCCTGGCATGCCACAACCCCGCCGAGTTCACCCCGGCCGTCCACGCCTCCCTGGACAAGTTCCTGGCCTCCGTGAGCACCGTGCTGGTCTCCAAGTACCGTTAA
- the HBQ1 gene encoding hemoglobin subunit theta-1, translating to MALAAADQAAVRALWRKLNNNVGVYTTEALERTFLAFPSTKTYFAHLDLSPGSAQVKAHGQKVADALTLAVDHLDDLPRALSALSDLHAHKLQVNPANFKLLGHCLLVTFARHYPGDFSPALHASLVKFLSHVILALASSYR from the exons ATGGCGCTGGCGGCGGCGGACCAGGCTGCAGTGCGCGCTCTGTGGAGAAAACTGAATAACAACGTGGGCGTCTACACCACGGAGGCCCTGGAGAG GACCTTCCTGGCCTTCCCCTCCACCAAGACATACTTCGCCCACCTGGACCTGAGCCCCGGCTCCGCCCAGGTCAAAGCCCACGGCCAGAAGGTGGCCGACGCGCTGACCCTGGCCGTGGACCACCTGGACGACCTGCCCCGTGCCCTGTCGGCTCTGAGCGACCTGCACGCGCACAAGCTGCAAGTGAACCCGGCCAACTTCAAG CTACTGGGCCACTGCCTGCTCGTGACCTTCGCCCGGCACTACCCCGGAGACTTCAGCCCCGCCCTGCATGCCTCTCTGGTCAAGTTCCTGAGCCACGTGATTTTGGCGCTGGCCTCCAGCTATCGCTAA